The Prevotella melaninogenica region TTTATGACATAGTTCATGACTGTCCTACGAATGCAGCCATTGTGCTTTTTGGGATAAATGCCTCTTTCTTTCTTCATGGCTGTTATGTTCAGTATGTGCATTTCGCAGGAGAAGATACAGGAAGCGAAATTCTTAACGAAAGGCAGATGCGGGGAAGTCTATGTTCGATACTACCTAAGTTGGAGAGTTTTGTAAAAGATGCTATTGTCACTTCACGTCCAATGCCTGTGAGTATGCTACGAGAACAGATTGTGTTTAACTACCCAGAACTCGCACTTAGAGAGCTACTGATGAATGCTTGTATGCATCGTGATTATCAATCAAATATGCCTATAAGAATTTATCAATTTAGCAATCGTATAGAGATTCTCAATGCTGGAGGCTTATATGGGGAGGCTCGTCCAGAAAACTTCCCTACGGTAAATGATTATCGTAATCCTATTATTGCAGAGGCTATGCGTGGTATGAAGTATGTTAATATGTTTAACCGTGGTATTCAGCGTGTTAAAAATATGCTAAGGGAGAATGGAAATCCAGACCCCATCTTCAATGTCGGTAAAGTAACTGCTTTCGAGGTGACAATACAGCCATCTTTGTCACTTAACTTAGTCACTGATGGAGAAAAAGTGACTAAGTCTGTGACTAAGTCGGCAGAGGTAATGAATGAGGTTATTGCCTTATGCCAACAGCCTAAAAGTCTTACTGAAATTATAACCCATTTGGGACTAAAACATCGTAACAATGCTAAAAGTCGCTATATTGACCCATTGATAAAAGGTGGATTTCTTGAGATGACAATACCTGATAAACCCAATAGTAGGAATCAGAAGTATATAAGTGTATTATCTTAGTCACTTAACTTAGTCACTGATGGAAAAAATGACTAAGTCAGCTGAGATCTTAGAAAGCCCACTTAGCTTAATCTGCCCCCCTTAGTGAGAGTCAAAATGTAAATACTGTTTTGATAATCTTACAGTTTGAAACTATCCAACTATAAAGGACCATTTTCATACTCATTTTTGAGTAAAGAAATGGTCTTTTACTTGCTTTTAGAGGGAAGCCTGATTATAGTTTTAAGATTGTCAAGTTATTAGTTCGTAATTTGACATACATTGCGTGATTGCGGAGATACCTCTAATAAAACTGTTGCTCATATTACGTTCTGTCTTAATGCGTTTATTCTGTATTTGTGCAATTTGTACCATTCATAGTCTTTGTTTATTGTAACTATTCAGCAATAAAACGTATAAAGTATTGTTGATTATCAATAAGTTACATAAACAGATACATACAAATTCTGGTAAAGAATGTCATCTCGAGTCTTTTTGCTACAATATTACGTTTATAAGTTCTTGATATTCAACGTTCATTATCGCTGAATAGTTACGATTCTATCTTTTGAATGTTTATAAATGTTAAATATTAAGGTTAACATAAGTATTATTAGCATTTGAGTTGTTTGAAGTATAGGTGTCATTAGACCAATCTTAGAGAAGGAATACGGAGAAAGGTGTAAATGACTGTTTGTTAATGAGTTGTGGGAAGAGGGATGTGAAGCCTTCGACCACGGCAAGACAGTTATAGCCTAAGAACCTAAGTAAAGCGAACAAGAAGTCCCAAATAACCTATGCCTTACTATATA contains the following coding sequences:
- a CDS encoding Fic family protein — its product is MVIKEEVLELLQSTETYRIERTSSTGDMDKFQEAICAFSNDLPNSRKKGYLILGAYDNGTLSGLRVDDALMKRIAGIRSDGNILPLPIMSVERVELEGGDLLVVEVSPALVPPVRYRGRTFIRIGPRRDIATESEERVLLEKRTSYMATFDATPCFGSSLKDIDTQFIKYEYLPQVIDADILKTDKRSLQEQLAAIHLYDIVHDCPTNAAIVLFGINASFFLHGCYVQYVHFAGEDTGSEILNERQMRGSLCSILPKLESFVKDAIVTSRPMPVSMLREQIVFNYPELALRELLMNACMHRDYQSNMPIRIYQFSNRIEILNAGGLYGEARPENFPTVNDYRNPIIAEAMRGMKYVNMFNRGIQRVKNMLRENGNPDPIFNVGKVTAFEVTIQPSLSLNLVTDGEKVTKSVTKSAEVMNEVIALCQQPKSLTEIITHLGLKHRNNAKSRYIDPLIKGGFLEMTIPDKPNSRNQKYISVLS